From the genome of Bactrocera oleae isolate idBacOlea1 chromosome 2, idBacOlea1, whole genome shotgun sequence, one region includes:
- the disp gene encoding protein dispatched encodes MHWYYNFLVRRPYLMVLAVAVLCTACITVSVTMNSVPDFSDPTLGFETRGTPLGKRLSAWNNLIQETGPSGSLVTDPNDLLFYNNNNYHHLKNMRKHQRHNRTHKRKNRKKPKNPKHHKKELHMSKKIISLQNRFNITARKSNETDLLPTQWNGDSGVFRDYEITNDSLSSLEQVNRSEHFEYGRNTTSIDEDYHREKVQSKKSTWNIIKQARFPPNGNAGPHVEGYFCDSPSKDYSHFVVERIGPNDTDSLFDLNSLLAMCQLQNQIIAIPSYGGFCQREELTDSCCRPWSLPNYAALLANKTSCFDLNTTDVVILQNLLVMCFEYYHDLKLSNDCSEFSPCQAPSECTHGNIVYNILHFLTDYNFIRLNDTTVFMKYAMIFVPVASTSKILPLFHEWENTDLKNELVQVVSMDLGLENELFNESLLTDVWLVSLGGIFVMTCIWLYTTSIFVTLMVCVAVLFSLGLAYFAYTLVFKMSFFPYMNLLAVVVIIGIGADNAFLFVKIWQCVLAERFTKSAKSTSSTHATLIVEGGSEHTETLQNLMASAFHHSALSMFVSSLTTATAFFSSYTSSITAIKCFGVFAGTVAVTNYLLMITWLPAVVCIMERLSACASCNSKLPVQKLLLMFNKSITKFCHLYETVITKAVMNYSIIWICLFGAIGLCSTVIVLYAPGLQLPDSDHFQLFSSSHPFEIYNSKMKNEFWFEKSMSTYENFKLPMRFVWGIQPVDDGDYTDPFSHGNLYYDNNFNISTKAAQVWLLDFCKKIRKQPFYEITFGLLLPNCFIENFISLMDRMCIDGMDNTDRTPCCDVSKFPFEPHVFDICLPQSMSSLYATPREYYTPGVAGPRFLADKQSNSLYTHNEVSNSNNSQHVTLAPPQVKALVLEFESNVAYTTAYTDVKKFVQSVELWLANELREAPPEMQGGWFTSELKFFDTQSTLSHDTLVAISVAMSASLLVLLLVTLNVLVSLYAVITVLLTIFTTVSILILLGWKLNVLESIAVSTAIGLAVDFSLHYGIHYRMSPTKERLAASQFTLSRIVGPTSMAAITTGAAGALMLASNVLPYIQIGLFLVIVMAVSWLYGTFFLMSLLKTAGPQYGFMQFSYPLMNKGSSTTGNKYYERKQSQVIASEQLLTPSSSAVGELINSETHELESLTSSSLIKTISGTESSHPLSVDFEHSFNNKHDIISANFSTVNDHKSPSIESPELHVTN; translated from the exons ATGCATtggtattacaattttttggtGCGACGGCCTTATCTAATGGTTCTGGCCGTGGCCGTTTTATGTACAGCTTGCATCACTGTATCCGTGACCATGAATTCGGTACCAGATTTTAGTGATCCCACGTTG GGCTTTGAAACACGAGGCACGCCGTTAGGAAAACGTCTGAGCGCTTGGAATAATCTTATACAGGAGACTGGACCCTCTGGTAGTCTAGTAACAGACCCAAATGATTTGCtcttttacaataataataactatcatcatttaaaaaatatgcgaaaacATCAACGTCACAATCGAACTCACAAAcgtaaaaatcgaaaaaagccCAAAAACCCAAAACACCATAAGAAAGAATTACACATGAGTAAGAAGATAATTTCGTTGCAAAATCGTTTTAATATTACAGCCCGTAAAAGCAATGAGACCGATCTTTTACCAACTCAATGGAATGGTGATAGTGGAGTGTTTCGGGATTATGAGATTACAAATGATTCATTGTCAAGCTTGGAACAAGTAAATCGAAGTGAACATTTTGAATATGGTCGTAATACCACATCTATTGATGAAGACTACCACCGAGAAAAGGTGCAGTCTAAAAAGAGTACGTGGAACATTATTAAACAAGCTCGATTTCCGCCAAACGGAAATGCTGGGCCTCATGTGGAAGGGTATTTTTGTGACTCACCCTCCAAAGATTACTCCCACTTTGTAGTTGAGCGTATAGGTCCTAATGATACGGATTCACTTTTCGACCTTAATAGTTTGCTAGCCATGTGTCAATTACAGAATCAAATTATTGCTATACCAAGTTATGGTGGATTTTGTCAAAGAGAAGAACTCACTGACTCCTGTTGTCGCCCATGGTCACTACCTAATTATGCTGCACTTTTGGCCAATAAGACTTCTTGCTTTGATTTAAAT ACTACGGACGTTGTCATCCTACAGAATTTATTGGTGATGTGCTTCGAATATTATCACGACTTAAAGTTAAGCAATGATTGCAGCGAGTTCAGCCCCTGTCAAGCTCCAAGCGAATGTACTCACGgaaatattgtttataatattttacattttttgaccGATTACAATTTTATTCGTTTGAAT GACACAACAGTATTTATGAAATATGCAATGATATTTGTACCTGTAGCATCTACATCAAAAATTCTACCATTATTTCATGAATGGGAAAATAC tgatttaaaaaatgaacttgTGCAAGTAGTATCAATGGACTTGGGACTTGAAAACGAACTATTTAATGAATCGCTGCTGACAGACGTTTGGCTGGTTTCATTAGGCGGTATTTTCGTTATGACATGTATTTGGTTGTATACAACGTCAATTTTCGTTACATTGATGGTTTGTGTAGCAGTGCTGTTTTCATTGGGTTTGGCTTATTTTGCCTACACTTTGGTCTTTAAAATGTCATTCTTTCCATACATGAACTTACTGGCTGTGGTGGTAATCATAg GTATTGGCGCTGACAATGCATTTCTCTTTGTAAAAATTTGGCAATGTGTTCTAGCGGAACGCTTTACTAAATCAGCAAAGTCAACATCTTCCACTCACGCAACACTAATTGTTGAGGGTGGAAGTGAGCACACAGAAACTCTGCAGAATTTAATGGCGTCCGCATTTCATCATTCAGCATTATCAATGTTTGTATCTTCGCTAACCACTGCTACAGCTTTCTTTTCGTCGTATACTAGTTCCATAACAGCTATTAAATGCTTTGG tGTATTTGCCGGAACGGTAGCGGTTACCAACTATTTGCTTATGATAACTTGGCTGCCTGCTGTCGTCTGCATAATGGAACGTTTATCTGCTTGTGCTAGCTGCAATAGTAAACTACCTGTACAAAAGCTATTGCTAATGTTTAATAAGTCAATTACAAAGTTCTGTCATCTATATGAGACAGTTATAACGAAGGCTGTGATGAATTATTCAATAATATGGATATGCTTATTTG GTGCGATAGGATTATGCAGCACAGTTATTGTATTGTATGCGCCTGGGTTGCAGTTGCCGGATAGCGACCATTTTCAATTATTCTCAAGCAGCCATCCGTTCGAAATATATAacagtaaaatgaaaaatgagtTTTGGTTTGAGAAGTCGATGTCG acttatgaaaattttaaattaccaaTGCGCTTCGTTTGGGGTATACAGCCAGTCGATGATGGCGACTACACTGATCCCTTTTCACATGGAAACTTATATTAtgacaataattttaatatatccaCAAAGGCTGCTCAAGTTTGGTTGCTAGATTTctgtaaaaaaataagaaaacagcCATTTTACGAAATCACCTTTGGTTTATTATTGCCGAATTGcttcattgaaaattttatatcccTAATGGATCGCAT GTGTATAGATGGTATGGACAATACGGATCGCACACCTTGTTGTGACGTATCAAAGTTTCCTTTTGAGCCACACGTCTTCGATATTTGCCTGCCACAAAGTATGTCCTCACTATACGCCACTCCGCGCGAATACTACACTCCTGGTGTCGCGGGGCCGAGATTCCTAGCCGACAAGCAAAGCAATTCACTATACACTCATAATGAAGTTTCAAATAGTAATAATTCGCAACATGTTACACTGGCACCACCACAAGTGAAAGCTTTGGTGCTTGAGTTTGAATCGAATGTCGCCTACACAACGGCCTACACTGATGTCAAAAAATTTGTACAATCAGTGGAGCTGTGGCTTGCGAACGAGTTGCGGGAAGCACCGCCGGAAATGCAGGGCGGTTGGTTTACCAGTGAACTTAAGTTCTTTGACACTCAAAGTACACTTAGTCACGATACGTTAGTTGCGATTTCAGTTGCTATGAGTGCTTCGCTCTTGGTTTTACTTTTGGTTACTTTAAATGTTTTAGTATCGTTGTATGCGGTGATTACAGTTTTACTTACAATTTTTACAACGGTGTCAATACTAATTTTACTTGGTTGGAAATTAAATGTGCTTGAAAGTATAGCTGTGAGCACTGCCATTGGATTGGCAGTCGACTTCAGCTTACACTACGGTATACATTATCGCATGTCGCCGACGAAAGAGCGTCTGGCCGCTAGCCAATTTACCTTATCGCGGATTGTGGGGCCAACGTCAATGGCAGCAATCACTACAGGTGCTGCTGGTGCTTTAATGCTTGCGTCCAACGTACTGCCATATATACAGATTGGTTTATTTTTGGTTATTGTAATGGCTGTCAGCTGGTTATATGGCACATTTTTTCTTATGAGCCTACTAAAAACGGCTGGTCCGCAGTACGGTTTCATGCAATTCAGTTACCCGTTAATGAATAAAGGATCATCAACTACTGGCAATAAGTACTATGAAAG aAAACAAAGTCAGGTAATTGCGAGCGAACAGTTATTAACCCCATCTAGTTCCGCCGTCGGCGAACTTATAAACTCAGAAACCCATGAACTTGAGTCGCTCACATCGAGTTcgttaattaaaactatttctgGTACAGAAAGCTCTCATCCACTGAGTGTTGATTTCGAACATTCATTCAATAATAAACACGATATTATCAGCGCCAATTTTTCTACCGTCAACGATCACAAGAGTCCGTCTATTGAAAGTCCTGAGTTACATGTTACAAACTAA
- the LOC106614601 gene encoding GTP-binding protein 2 isoform X1, which translates to MKIVIMDCGLISLFDSDEGNHEADKYNNNRPVRGNGSKIRKTFVKANGSIHKRSSESGSSSSSEGEIDLQNNKIIIDFDQGILPPEPQLGNIEYKLKLISPSKHRFEHLVTQMKWRLREGNGEAVYEIGVSDSGHLHGLNEKDMSASLATLKQMAQKLGASTSVLRRKYIATRRSVAEVLVRKIPDDQHNIEIRVAVLGGAEAGKSTLLGVLTQGEFDNGRGLARLIMFRHMHEIQSGRTSSISHETLGFDSQGTIINYKYNELTTAEEISDRSTKLVTFLDLAGHRRYMRTTVQALLGYSPHYAMLVVSAGSGCTGTSKEHLSIVRALDMPFFIVVTKTDITSPEQTVQELRQVLTSAGCRKLPFIVTNADEAISAASNQVSENIVPIFCVSNVTGAGLSLLTKFLYVLSPSISNLEKERLEQESSEFHIDEIFRVTEVGPVVGGLLVKGVLTENMQMKIGPLHDGSFHTVNVHTIHRNKAPCRMVRAGQSASLSFIPNQTLPLLRSGMTLLGDTGDPEEEPYGTLLFQAEVSVLFHATAIYVGFQTTIHISSIRQTAIIRAIEEREKMGTNDSALVLFEFVGHPEYVRPGVRMLFREGTSKGIGVVTKVFPLNKSGG; encoded by the exons atgaaaattgtg attATGGATTGTGGTCTTATAAGTCTCTTCGATTCCGATGAGGGAAATCACGAAGcagacaaatacaacaacaaccgtCCAGTTCGAGGCAATGGATCAAAGATCcggaaaacttttgtaaaagCAAATGGTAGCATACATAAAAGAAGCAGTGAAAGcggaagcagcagcagcagcgaagGCGAAATAgatttgcaaaataataaaattattattgattttgatcagGGTATTTTACCACCCGAACCACAATTGGGAAATATTGAGtacaaactaaaattaattagtCCATCGAAGCATCGGTTCGAACATCTTGTAACTCAAATGAAATGGAGACTGCGCGAAGGAAATGGTGAAGCTGTTTACGAAATCGGGGTATCTGATTCAGGGCATTTACATGGACTTAATGAAAAAGACATGAGTGCCTCCTTGGCCACACTAAAACAAATGGCGCAAAAGTTAGGCGCTAGTACCTCAGTTTTACGACGAAAATATATAGCAACACGAAGATCTGTTGCCGAAGTTTTAGTTCGTAAAATACCTGATGATCAACATAATATAGAAATTCGTGTTGCTGTACTGGGGGGCGCGGAGGCAGGGAAATCCACACTACTAGGTGTGCTTACGCAAGGTGAATTCGACAATGGCCGTGGTTTGGCACGGCTTATTATGTTTAGACATATGCACGAAATACAATCGGGTCGCACTTCAAGTATATCACATGAAACTCTTGGTTTCGATTCGCAG GGAACAATCATAAACTACAAATATAATGAATTGACGACTGCCGAGGAAATTAGCGACCGCTCTACAAAACTGGTAACGTTTCTAGATTTGGCTGGTCATAGACGATACATGCGAACAACAGTGCAGGCACTGTTGGGTTACTCACCGCATTACGCCATGTTAGTGGTGTCAGCTGGCAGCGGTTGTACTGGTACTAGTAAGGAGCATCTATCTATTGTCCGAGCCTTGGATATGCCATTCTTCATCGTTGTTACCAAGACCGATATAACAAGTCCGGAACAGACAGTACAAGAATTACGGCAGGTTCTTACATCAGCGGGATGCCGGAAGTTGCCATTTATTGTCACAAATGCTGATGAGGCTATCTCAGCAGCGTCTAATCAAGTTTCCGAAAATATTGTTCCCATATTTTGTGTTTCAAACGTTACCGGCGCAGGTCTTAGTCTGCTTACAAAGTTTCTATACGTTCTGTCACCCAGCATTAGTAATCTGGAAAAAGAACGTCTGGAACAGGAATCAAGTGAATTTCATATCGATGAGATTTTTCGAGTAACCGAAGTTGGTCCAGTAGTTGGCGGTTTGCTCGTAAAAGGAGTACTCACGGAAAACATGCAAATGAAAATTGGACCTTTACATGACGGTAGTTTTCATACTGTTAATGTGCACACAATTCATCGAAACAAAGCTCCATGTAGGATGGTACGAGCGGGGCAAAGTGCATCTTTATCATTTATCCCAAACCAGACGTTGCCGCTACTTAGAAGTGGAATGACGTTGCTGGGCGATACTGGCGATCCTGAAGAGGAACCGTACGGCACACTCCTTTTTCAG GCAGAAGTGTCTGTTCTCTTTCACGCTACAGCAATTTACGTAGGCTTTCAGACGACTATACACATAAGCAGCATCCGGCAAACAGCAATTATTCGAGCAATAGAAGAGCGTGAAAAAATGGGTACCAATGATAGTGCTTTGgttttgtttgaatttgttgGACATCCTGAGTATGTTCGACCGGGCGTACGCATGTTATTTCGTGAAGGCACAAGTAAGGGCATCGGTGTAGTTACAAAAGTTTTTCCTCTCAACAAATCAGGCggataa
- the LOC106614600 gene encoding uncharacterized protein, producing the protein MLDCCGNHLTTYKFDYKTRKSNNYANRATKIEQPDEPLISNYYWFPLQANGIQAKSKVWPKTTVGMEEYKDFVKRLENCKKQLFNMFFRCPDVNTKLVEKMLRDLEKSTYMVTYSPNYFYSKKESRRFLKTAHEKSNLKYYETTYGTYYNRVKELERFKDVLYGMMPKHERDKFHDEINKLYITGVTTYQVSYNIPAIEQAKKKQTRDAPIDRYSLRRV; encoded by the coding sequence ATGTTGGATTGTTGCGGAAATCATTTGACAACGTACAAGTTTGACTATAAAACCAGGAAGTCAAATAATTATGCTAATAGAGCCACGAAAATTGAGCAACCGGATGAACCGCTTATAAGCAATTACTATTGGTTTCCCTTACAAGCGAATGGCATCCAAGCGAAGAGCAAAGTATGGCCTAAAACTACGGTTGGCATGGAAGaatataaagattttgtaaAACGTTTGGAGAATTGTaagaaacaattatttaatatgttttttcgaTGTCCCGATGTCAACACCAAATTGGTTGAAAAAATGCTAAGGGACTTAGAAAAGAGTACCTATATGGTAACCTATTcaccaaattatttttattccaaaaaggAGTCTCGACGTTTTTTAAAAACAGCACACGAAAAGAGTAACTTGAAATATTACGAAACCACGTACGGAACATACTACAATCGCGTAAAAGAACTAGAACGATTTAAAGATGTTCTGTATGGTATGATGCCAAAACACGAAAGGGATAAATTTCatgatgaaataaataaattgtatataacggGAGTAACTACTTATCAAGTTAGCTACAATATTCCAGCAATTGAACAAGCAAAAAAGAAGCAAACCAGGGACGCGCCAATTGATAGATATAGTTTGCGTCGAGTATAG
- the ECSIT gene encoding evolutionarily conserved signaling intermediate in Toll pathway, mitochondrial: MLRKLANVFRGHLKYNGNSFQIVSSTWYSDTSKAFYCTKSENKSQTQNDDNAGGTRGRSKIRKPPLPAVQNPFANVTNKTKDTYLAMLEIFQERDVHRRNHVEFIYAALRNMADFGVEHDIEVYKALINVMPKGKFIPTNVFQAEFMHYPKQQQCIIDLLEQMEDLGVMPDYEMEAMLLNVFGRRGHPLRKYWRMMYWMPKFKNLSPWPLPNPIPDDTLNIAQLAVERMCTVDLQSKISVYETKNVKDSIDDTWIVSGMSAQQSQLLRDHRRDKAVYIEGPFLIWLRNRSINYFTLRADPDPNLLQSLQEEQEDQDDVSRLKAPFFGTAIPRPKNAVGKNRSVHQQEDGTIFAICATGTSTKDSLLSWIRLLESNGNPTLGEIPVLFRFKSVVAVRAIEIESQTKSDNLQSNPNSKNTD; this comes from the exons ATGCTACGTAAACTTGCAAATGTGTTTAGAggacatttaaaatataatggtAATTCATTTCAAATCGTATCATCCACATGGTATTCAGATACTAGTAAAGCGTTTTATTGTACAAAAAGTGAGAACAAAAGCCAGACACAAAATGATGACAATGCAGGCGGGACTAGAGGAAGGAGTAAGATACGAAAGCCACCGCTTCCCGCTGTTCAAAATCCTTTTGCCAATGTGACAAATAAAACTAAGGATACATACCTAGCAATGTTAGAGATTTTCCAAGAGCGTGATGTTCATCGGCGCAATCATGTCGAGTTTATTTATGCTGCTCTCCGAAACATGGCAGATTTTGGTGTAGAACATGATATAGAAGTGTACAAAGCTTTAATTAACGTTATGCCGAAAGGAAAATTTATTCCCACTAATGTTTTTCAAGCCGAATTCATGCATTACcccaaacaacaacagtgtatAATAGATCTGTTAGAACAAATGGAAGATCTGGGTGTAATGCCTGATTATGAAATGGAAGCCATGTTGTTAAATGTGTTCGGGCGACGTGGACACCCTTTACGTAAGTATTGGAGAATGATGTATTGGATGccaaagtttaaaaacttatcaCCATGGCCTCTACCAAACCCTATACCTGATGATACACTAAATATCGCTCAGCTAGCTGTAGAGCGCATGTGTACAGTAGATTTGCAATCAAAAATCTCTGTATATGAAACCAAAAATGTTAAGGATTCTATTGATGATACGTGGATCGTAAGTGGTATGAGTGCACAACAGTCACAACTATTACGAGATCATCGCCGCGATAAAGCCGTTTATATAGAAGGACCTTTTTTGATCTGGTTACGAAATCGCTCAATTAATTACTTTACGTTACGAGCAGATCCAGATCCAAACTTGCTACAAAGTCTTCAAGAAGAACAAGAAGATCAGGATG atGTTTCACGTTTAAAGGCGCCATTCTTTGGCACAGCGATTCCTCGACCCAAAAATGCAGTTGGTAAAAACCGTTCTGTGCATCAACAAGAGGATGGtacaatttttgcaatttgtgCAACTGGTACATCCACCAAGGACTCATTATTGTCCTGGATAAGATTGTTAGAATCTAACGGAAACCCGACTTTAGGTGAAATACCAGTGCTATTTAGATTTAAATCTGTTGTAGCGGTGAGAGCAATTGAAATAGAAAGCCAAACGAAATCAGATAATCTGCAATCGAATCCCAATTCAAAAAATACGGATTGA
- the LOC106614601 gene encoding GTP-binding protein 2 isoform X2 codes for MDCGLISLFDSDEGNHEADKYNNNRPVRGNGSKIRKTFVKANGSIHKRSSESGSSSSSEGEIDLQNNKIIIDFDQGILPPEPQLGNIEYKLKLISPSKHRFEHLVTQMKWRLREGNGEAVYEIGVSDSGHLHGLNEKDMSASLATLKQMAQKLGASTSVLRRKYIATRRSVAEVLVRKIPDDQHNIEIRVAVLGGAEAGKSTLLGVLTQGEFDNGRGLARLIMFRHMHEIQSGRTSSISHETLGFDSQGTIINYKYNELTTAEEISDRSTKLVTFLDLAGHRRYMRTTVQALLGYSPHYAMLVVSAGSGCTGTSKEHLSIVRALDMPFFIVVTKTDITSPEQTVQELRQVLTSAGCRKLPFIVTNADEAISAASNQVSENIVPIFCVSNVTGAGLSLLTKFLYVLSPSISNLEKERLEQESSEFHIDEIFRVTEVGPVVGGLLVKGVLTENMQMKIGPLHDGSFHTVNVHTIHRNKAPCRMVRAGQSASLSFIPNQTLPLLRSGMTLLGDTGDPEEEPYGTLLFQAEVSVLFHATAIYVGFQTTIHISSIRQTAIIRAIEEREKMGTNDSALVLFEFVGHPEYVRPGVRMLFREGTSKGIGVVTKVFPLNKSGG; via the exons ATGGATTGTGGTCTTATAAGTCTCTTCGATTCCGATGAGGGAAATCACGAAGcagacaaatacaacaacaaccgtCCAGTTCGAGGCAATGGATCAAAGATCcggaaaacttttgtaaaagCAAATGGTAGCATACATAAAAGAAGCAGTGAAAGcggaagcagcagcagcagcgaagGCGAAATAgatttgcaaaataataaaattattattgattttgatcagGGTATTTTACCACCCGAACCACAATTGGGAAATATTGAGtacaaactaaaattaattagtCCATCGAAGCATCGGTTCGAACATCTTGTAACTCAAATGAAATGGAGACTGCGCGAAGGAAATGGTGAAGCTGTTTACGAAATCGGGGTATCTGATTCAGGGCATTTACATGGACTTAATGAAAAAGACATGAGTGCCTCCTTGGCCACACTAAAACAAATGGCGCAAAAGTTAGGCGCTAGTACCTCAGTTTTACGACGAAAATATATAGCAACACGAAGATCTGTTGCCGAAGTTTTAGTTCGTAAAATACCTGATGATCAACATAATATAGAAATTCGTGTTGCTGTACTGGGGGGCGCGGAGGCAGGGAAATCCACACTACTAGGTGTGCTTACGCAAGGTGAATTCGACAATGGCCGTGGTTTGGCACGGCTTATTATGTTTAGACATATGCACGAAATACAATCGGGTCGCACTTCAAGTATATCACATGAAACTCTTGGTTTCGATTCGCAG GGAACAATCATAAACTACAAATATAATGAATTGACGACTGCCGAGGAAATTAGCGACCGCTCTACAAAACTGGTAACGTTTCTAGATTTGGCTGGTCATAGACGATACATGCGAACAACAGTGCAGGCACTGTTGGGTTACTCACCGCATTACGCCATGTTAGTGGTGTCAGCTGGCAGCGGTTGTACTGGTACTAGTAAGGAGCATCTATCTATTGTCCGAGCCTTGGATATGCCATTCTTCATCGTTGTTACCAAGACCGATATAACAAGTCCGGAACAGACAGTACAAGAATTACGGCAGGTTCTTACATCAGCGGGATGCCGGAAGTTGCCATTTATTGTCACAAATGCTGATGAGGCTATCTCAGCAGCGTCTAATCAAGTTTCCGAAAATATTGTTCCCATATTTTGTGTTTCAAACGTTACCGGCGCAGGTCTTAGTCTGCTTACAAAGTTTCTATACGTTCTGTCACCCAGCATTAGTAATCTGGAAAAAGAACGTCTGGAACAGGAATCAAGTGAATTTCATATCGATGAGATTTTTCGAGTAACCGAAGTTGGTCCAGTAGTTGGCGGTTTGCTCGTAAAAGGAGTACTCACGGAAAACATGCAAATGAAAATTGGACCTTTACATGACGGTAGTTTTCATACTGTTAATGTGCACACAATTCATCGAAACAAAGCTCCATGTAGGATGGTACGAGCGGGGCAAAGTGCATCTTTATCATTTATCCCAAACCAGACGTTGCCGCTACTTAGAAGTGGAATGACGTTGCTGGGCGATACTGGCGATCCTGAAGAGGAACCGTACGGCACACTCCTTTTTCAG GCAGAAGTGTCTGTTCTCTTTCACGCTACAGCAATTTACGTAGGCTTTCAGACGACTATACACATAAGCAGCATCCGGCAAACAGCAATTATTCGAGCAATAGAAGAGCGTGAAAAAATGGGTACCAATGATAGTGCTTTGgttttgtttgaatttgttgGACATCCTGAGTATGTTCGACCGGGCGTACGCATGTTATTTCGTGAAGGCACAAGTAAGGGCATCGGTGTAGTTACAAAAGTTTTTCCTCTCAACAAATCAGGCggataa